The proteins below come from a single Pandoraea apista genomic window:
- a CDS encoding DUF523 domain-containing protein — MSTFPRILVSSCLLGHPVRYHGRTAPCESHAAAILERWQANGFILPICPEVAGGLPTPRPPAEIAGATGGNAVWQKHSRVIDNTGADVTEAFLEGAQRALALAQRYGIRIAVLKEGSPSCGSTSIYDGSFSGRQMAGEGVAAAWLRQHGIEVFSEHTLAEADERLRAIDTL; from the coding sequence TCTGGGCCATCCGGTGCGCTATCACGGACGCACCGCCCCCTGCGAATCGCACGCCGCCGCCATTCTCGAGCGCTGGCAAGCCAACGGTTTCATTCTGCCGATCTGTCCCGAAGTCGCCGGCGGATTGCCTACCCCGCGCCCGCCCGCCGAGATCGCTGGCGCAACGGGTGGCAACGCCGTGTGGCAAAAGCACTCGCGCGTGATCGACAACACCGGGGCCGACGTCACCGAGGCATTTCTCGAAGGCGCGCAACGCGCGCTGGCTTTGGCGCAGCGGTACGGCATCCGCATTGCGGTACTCAAGGAAGGCAGCCCGTCGTGCGGCAGCACGTCGATCTATGACGGCTCGTTCAGCGGCCGGCAGATGGCGGGCGAAGGTGTGGCAGCCGCGTGGTTGCGACAGCACGGTATTGAAGTATTCAGCGAGCACACGCTCGCCGAGGCAGACGAAAGACTGCGCGCCATCGACACCCTTTGA